In a genomic window of Helianthus annuus cultivar XRQ/B chromosome 10, HanXRQr2.0-SUNRISE, whole genome shotgun sequence:
- the LOC110870530 gene encoding uncharacterized protein LOC110870530 codes for MRQRHWVELLNDYDCAIKYHPGKANVVADALSRKESKPKRVRALQLTMHSSLLDQIRSAQTEALKEENIEAEYLRGMEKRLVERSDDSDKIYQDLKVMYWWPKMKAHIATYVSKCLTCSKVKVEYQKPSRLLQQPEIPMWKWE; via the exons atgcgacagcgtcacTGGGTAGAACTCTTAAACGATTACGattgtgccatcaagtatcacccaggtaaGGCTAACGTTGTAGCTGATGCACTCAGTCGGAAGGAATCGAAACCCAAACGTGTCCGCGCCTTACAGCTCACGATGCATTCTAGTTTGCTAGATCAGATCCGCTCTGCACAAACCGAAGCGTTGAAAGAGGAAAACATTGAAGCAGAGTACTTGAGGGGCATGGAAAAACGACTTGTAGAGAGATCGGATG ATTCAGATAAGATATATCAGGACCTCAAAgtcatgtattggtggccgaagatgaaagctcacatcgcgaCGTATGTGAGTAAATGTTTGACGTGTTCAAAggtcaaggtggaatatcagaaaccgtctagATTGCTacaacaaccagaaatacccatgtggaaatgggagtaG